Proteins encoded in a region of the Populus nigra chromosome 3, ddPopNigr1.1, whole genome shotgun sequence genome:
- the LOC133688347 gene encoding dof zinc finger protein DOF3.5-like encodes METGWKGNSEISPSCPRCGSSNTKFCYYNNYSLTQPRYFCKGCRRYWTKGGSLRNVPVGGGCRKNRRGKSLRLSSNDHSKSIGCGGLPNNSIRHPHSHKGNSSIESSSSPMIPDGSHIDLALVYAKFLNPQQDSKSGCEVPEFTSEFDPSLIFTNISNTNLEPSSRLSEENGLAGCLTVSDFSTKAPLSDNDHLMYYYSLDSAHKHQDHQDRTKQCTSNDTSSFNLPVLPGQDTSSQEILWSNSHLMGNHNLEMSQQPVLGPETQDPNLLFGNWSPFDLSSDDTFSRS; translated from the coding sequence ATGGAGACAGGATGGAAGGGAAATTCTGAGATATCACCAAGTTGTCCTCGGTGTGGTTCCTCAAATACTAAATTTTGTTACTACAACAACTACAGCTTAACACAACCGAGATACTTTTGCAAGGGTTGTAGAAGGTATTGGACTAAAGGAGGATCCCTACGAAATGTGCCTGTAGGCGGCGGGTGCAGGAAGAATAGAAGAGGAAAGTCGTTGAGGCTATCTTCTAATGACCACTCTAAGAGTATCGGTTGTGGAGGCTTGCCTAATAACTCTATTAGGCATCCACATAGCCATAAAGGAAATTCCTCCATAGAGTCCTCTAGCTCGCCAATGATTCCTGATGGTTCTCATATTGATCTTGCACTTGTTTATGCAAAGTTCCTGAATCCACAGCAAGATTCCAAGAGTGGTTGTGAAGTTCCAGAATTTACCAGTGAGTTTGATCCCTCTCTAATATTCACTAACATCTCGAACACAAATTTGGAACCAAGTTCTCGGTTGTCAGAAGAAAATGGTCTTGCTGGATGCCTCACTGTCTCCGACTTCTCGACGAAAGCTCCTTTGAGCGACAATGACCACTTGATGTACTACTATAGTTTAGACTCGGCACACAAGCATCAAGATCACCAAGATAGGACTAAACAATGTACAAGTAATGACACAAGCAGCTTCAACTTGCCAGTGTTGCCAGGGCAAGACACATCCTCTCAAGAGATACTTTGGTCGAATTCTCACCTGATGGGTAATCATAACCTGGAAATGTCTCAACAGCCAGTGCTTGGACCTGAAACTCAAGATCCTAATCTATTGTTTGGTAACTGGAGTCCCTTTGATTTGTCTAGTGATGATACTTTCTCAAGGTCTTGA